A window of Fusarium oxysporum Fo47 chromosome II, complete sequence genomic DNA:
TTTAGAATCGCTCAACCGTCATCTCCCAACTGGCAGTGGCTGCTGAGTTCTTACCTCCCAACTTGACCTCCCGCTCTTTCTAGTCAGCCCTACCTATATCCAGTAACCATCTTCTTTCAAACCCGGCCACGGCATTCCCTCAGAAACTTCCCTTGCGCATCGCCGTCTGCCTTTTTACATAGTCGCATTGCATTGTTTCTTTGTGCAAGCTTCTATAAGTATCACTCATTCATTGATCATAACTCTCAACACCTTCACCGCCGCCagctctctcctcctctcgCCTCGTCGCCCCCTAGCCGCCCTCCATGGACTCTGAAGGCGAGGCCAACACTGCGCCCTCTACTGAGGAGCGACGCAACGTCCAGGTCGACAATGCCATTCGCGCCAttcaggagaagaagccggTACCAGAGATCGATTTTACTATTCACACCATGGAGGATAACACCCAGGTCAGCACCTTGGAGCGTGTGTGCAAAGGTTCGTGACATCCCCTCCAGTTGTCGCCGCCTCAaccccgccatcatcatcgacaacaaTGTTGTCGCAGATTTGTCCACAATATTCCTAGCTACCGCTCAGGCTGGTATCATGGTACCTTCGACATTACAGCTATGGTCTTTCTCATAAGCTTCTCTTACTTTGACTGACTCAAATCTATCGCATTTTCACAGATGTCCAAGCGCCTGCCATGTACAAGCCTACCGACGAGCAATTCTTCGAGGATGACACCCATTCCAAGCCCAACCTTCAGTTTCTTAAGCAGCATTTCTATCGCGAGGGCCGTCTTACCGAAGAGCAGGCTCTTTGGATTATCAGGAAGGGTACCGAGCTTCTGCGCGCCGAGCCCAACCTTCTGGAGATGGACGCTCCCATTACTGTCTGTGGTGACGTTCATGGACAGTACTACGATCTGATGAAGCTGTTCGAAGTCGGAGGTGACCCCGCTGAGACCCGATACCTCTTCCTTGGTGACTATGTCGACCGAGGCTACTTCAGCATAGAGTGTGTCCTCTACCTCTGGTGTCTCAAGATCCATTACCCCAAGACCCTCTGGCTGTTGCGAGGAAACCATGAATGTCGCCACTTGACTGACTACTTCACCTTCAAGCTCGAGTGCAAGCACAAATACTCAGAGACTATCTACGAGGCCTGCATGGAATCATTCTGCGCCCTTCCCCTTGCTGCTGTTATGAACAAGCAATTTCTTTGTATTCATGGTGGACTGAGCCCAGAGTTGCACACACTCGACGACTTGAAGAGCGTTAGTTGATCCGCTTCCTGGCCACAAACCTGTGACTAACCTTTACTAGATTGATCGTTTCCGCGAGCCTCCTACTCAGGGCCTTATGTGCGACATCCTTTGGGCTGATCCTCTCGAAGACTTTGGCCAGGAGAAGACAAGCGACTATTTCCTACACAACCATGTCCGAGGATGCTCATACTTCTTCTCCTATCCAGCCGCCTGCGCCTTCTTGGAAAAGAATAACCTTCTTTCAATCATTCGTGCTCACGAGGCCCAAGATGCCGGCTACCGCATGTACCGCAAGACCAGAACCACCGGCTTTCCAAGTGTTATGACCATTTTCTCCGCCCCCAATTACCTCGATGTGTACAACAACAAGGCTGCGGTACTCAAGTATGAGAACAACGTGATGAACATTCGACAGTTCAATTGCACTCCTCATCCTTATTGGCTCCCCAACTTCATGGACGTTTTCACCTGGTCTCTTCCTTTCGTGGGGGAGAAGATCACCGATATGCTCATCGCCATTCTCAGCACCTGTTCCGAGGAGGAACTTAAAGAAGAGACaccctcttcaacctcgcCTGGCCCCGCCTCGCCAGCTTTGTCCAATGACCCTGAGTCGATTGAAGTTCGACGTAGagccatcaagaacaagattcTCGCCATCGGACGGCTGTCTCGTGTATTCCAGGTGCTTCGCGAGGAGTCCGAGAAGGTCACAGAACTCAAGACTGTGTCTGGTGGAAGATTGCCCGCGGGAACTCTTATGCTTGGTGCCGAAGGCCTCAAGAACGCAATCAACGGATTCGAGGATGCTCGAAAGGTCGATTTACAGAACGAGAGGCTGCCACCCACTCACGAGGAAGTCGTCAAGCaccaggaggaggagcgaAATACCGCGCTTCAGAAGGCAGCTGATGATGCCAACAATGACAAGAAATTGCAGCAGCTCTCCAGAAGGCTCAGCACGTAAGTCATTCAATATCATGGCATGAGTTAAGCCACTAATATCCGCCAGTGATCGCAAGAACCGAGCTCCAACGTCATGAACATAGTTTTTGCAGTAGCATATACGTTATTGTTATAAATACTGGTGAAGGACTTGGATGAACGACTAATTATCATTCTCCCACATATGAATGGCTGGAGAAGGCTGCCGGAttttcctcttcatcgtgACTGCTGACGCTCTGGTCATTACACTAGCAACGAAAAGTCAGGTTGTCGTTACTGGTCCTACGCTCTGAACTTGGGCAAGAAACAAAAGCAGGATAGATGACGACGTCGTTACTTCGGGTGCCAAGTAGAATATGCAAATAGCATTGAGCACATTGTCTATAAGGGGATGTGCTGCCCAGAGTTTCAAGTTGGCGATGCACCTTAATGAATACATGAATGCTTTTAAATAGTCAATTGTGATTTGTGTCTGAAGATGGTAGCTTTAATAAGCTCTTTTGATAAACCTTGGTGTAAAACGCTGCAACCCTTCTTTGGATACTGGCGGTAGACTGTTACAGCCACAGTATATCTTGCTGGCATCTTAGGGAGCACCTCTTCGCCCAACTCATAATACCTTTTGGGCAAGCTCCAAAAGGTCAAAGAAAGCTTCGCGCTCCAGATCTGTTTTGgaaagtccaagtccaaggacCAGTATTCGTCGGTCATCAGGCGATCTGAGACAAATTTGGCTGGCAATTTGTGCTGCGTAAAGCTGACCTAGAGTTTCACGCTCCTCACCCCCTCCACCAAATAGCGTTGTTGGTGTGAGATGTGTTGATGGAAGAAGGCCTTTGTTTGAGCTGGGCAGACTCATCTCAACAACTCCAGATGATGACCCTGTTAAGGGAACTTGTATCTGTTACGATGTCAGCTGTAGTAGAGCTTGAAGACTAGGAGTACTCAATTACCCATTGTGAAAGTCGGCCTTCTTGGGAGATAGtgatgaggatcttgtcaGCGAAACTGGTGGATGTAATCTCTGTAGCTATGCCATTCACGAGACCTGAAACTTCTCTAGATCTCGAAGGGAAAGAGTCTTGTCTAACATCAACAGTCGCCATCTTTGAAGAAAGTATTATGCTTTAGTAGAGTTGAGCTGTAGCTTTGAATCCCATTCAAGCTGTTAGGTTCAGGCGTTGCCGCTGAGCTAGGCGGCCCCACCACCCCGCACTATACCAAAAGCAGGTCCAGGTTCTGGCGGTAATTCACGGCAGAACGACTTTTGATCCCAAAATTTCATGAAATTCATCGTCACATCTGCGACTTGGGTTGATCCTCCAACGTATTAACATTTCATGCCATTTTCGCAAAATTTATTGTCAATTCATTAGACAATAATTCAAAATGGCCAAATACGTTCCTCGTCAACGCAAGCACAAGGTCCTCGCCCGTGAACGAGCCAAGGAGAATGCTCAGCATGAAGTCCAGGACAACCCAAACCAGGAGATTCTCCTGCCGACGGCCAAGGCTGATCGTGAGGCCAAAAAGGCACAGATGAAGGCAGAGCTTCGCCAAGAAGGCGCGAAAATGAGCGGAAAGAAGGCCAAGCGATTAGAAAAATACATTGAAGGCAAGCTGCGCAAGGACGAGTCCCGCGAGCTGATggccaaacttgctgagcAACAAATCGACACAACCTTGTTCTCGAGCAGCCGAATCCTTGGTCAGGGCcgcgagaccaagaaggaggcaTTGAGGCGGGCTATGAGAGAGGAGAAAGCTGGTTTGGAGggtggtgaggaggagagaaacgagattcttcttgagaagagaaaagaacTAAACGCGGATGAAGAGATCTCGAGCGATGAGAGTGAAGAATCTGAGCCCGACGAACAAAAGTCATACAAGCCCACACCAACTCCCGCGCCCGCGCCCACACCCACACCCACACCCAAAGAGTCAGATCAACCGAAAACAGAAACCTCTGCGCCA
This region includes:
- a CDS encoding Metallo-dependent phosphatase-like protein codes for the protein MDSEGEANTAPSTEERRNVQVDNAIRAIQEKKPVPEIDFTIHTMEDNTQVSTLERVCKDVQAPAMYKPTDEQFFEDDTHSKPNLQFLKQHFYREGRLTEEQALWIIRKGTELLRAEPNLLEMDAPITVCGDVHGQYYDLMKLFEVGGDPAETRYLFLGDYVDRGYFSIECVLYLWCLKIHYPKTLWLLRGNHECRHLTDYFTFKLECKHKYSETIYEACMESFCALPLAAVMNKQFLCIHGGLSPELHTLDDLKSIDRFREPPTQGLMCDILWADPLEDFGQEKTSDYFLHNHVRGCSYFFSYPAACAFLEKNNLLSIIRAHEAQDAGYRMYRKTRTTGFPSVMTIFSAPNYLDVYNNKAAVLKYENNVMNIRQFNCTPHPYWLPNFMDVFTWSLPFVGEKITDMLIAILSTCSEEELKEETPSSTSPGPASPALSNDPESIEVRRRAIKNKILAIGRLSRVFQVLREESEKVTELKTVSGGRLPAGTLMLGAEGLKNAINGFEDARKVDLQNERLPPTHEEVVKHQEEERNTALQKAADDANNDKKLQQLSRRLSTDRKNRAPTS